A window of Rhizobium tumorigenes contains these coding sequences:
- a CDS encoding adenine deaminase: MTTLTRFSIKPLSTMTRTLADVASARREPDLVIGDARVLSTYSERILPGKEIWISGGRIAAVKPNGTYKGTQAKRYDARGGIIAPGLVDPHIHIESSMVTACAYAEAALLNGTTTIFCDSHEIGNVMDVAGVEAMLEDARQAPLSIFLTVPSTVPATSPVFETAGGDLTPAKIAALFDKWPEAVALGEKMDFVQVAMGDERSHAILAAALERGRPVSGHVYGREFVSAYAASGVTDTHEAIDRDIADDMLEAGIWLFLRGGPPTTPWHSLPLAIKTITELGASHKRIAVCTDDRDADDLLLFGQDWVTREAVKAGMTIEQAWSMGSLHGATRFGMENEIGGLGGGRRADLVLLTDELKPVSTWYGGELVVDNRKITAVLDEALSKPYRYPEAAYHTVKLPANLKLTPDLPTTPVLAHTIKTELPGITLGHVTVSLEPANDWQTHFERHGLCFVTVIERHGKSADNVAHGLLNGFGLKKGAVASSVGHDSHNIIVAGTNEADMQVALAAIEEKQGGVCVVMDGKVTAMVPLPIAGLLSDKRVHEVAEETKLLKIEWEKAECTIAYMGFNLIPLSVIPEIRITDKGLVLVPEMEIVPLFEPS, translated from the coding sequence ATGACCACGCTGACCCGCTTTTCCATCAAGCCGCTCTCCACCATGACCCGCACTCTTGCCGATGTCGCCTCCGCGCGCCGCGAGCCCGATCTGGTCATCGGCGATGCGCGCGTGCTCTCGACCTATTCGGAACGCATTCTGCCCGGCAAGGAAATCTGGATCTCCGGCGGCCGCATTGCTGCAGTAAAACCGAACGGCACCTATAAGGGGACACAGGCCAAACGCTATGATGCAAGGGGCGGCATCATCGCGCCCGGACTGGTCGATCCGCATATCCACATCGAGTCGAGCATGGTCACGGCGTGTGCCTATGCAGAGGCCGCTCTTCTGAACGGCACGACGACGATTTTCTGCGACAGCCACGAGATCGGCAACGTCATGGATGTCGCCGGTGTCGAAGCCATGCTGGAAGACGCGCGACAGGCGCCGCTGTCGATCTTCCTGACGGTGCCGAGCACCGTGCCGGCAACCTCGCCAGTGTTCGAGACGGCCGGGGGCGATCTGACGCCTGCGAAAATCGCAGCCCTGTTCGACAAATGGCCCGAAGCGGTGGCACTTGGCGAGAAAATGGATTTCGTCCAGGTCGCCATGGGTGACGAGCGCAGCCACGCCATCCTTGCTGCGGCGCTGGAAAGGGGTAGGCCGGTCTCCGGGCACGTCTACGGCCGCGAATTCGTGTCGGCCTATGCTGCGTCTGGGGTCACTGACACCCATGAAGCCATCGACCGGGACATTGCCGACGACATGCTGGAGGCAGGCATCTGGCTCTTCCTGCGCGGCGGCCCGCCGACGACGCCATGGCACAGCCTGCCGCTGGCGATCAAGACCATTACCGAACTCGGCGCCTCGCACAAACGCATCGCCGTATGCACCGACGACCGCGACGCCGATGACCTGCTGCTGTTCGGCCAGGACTGGGTGACGCGGGAGGCCGTAAAGGCCGGCATGACGATCGAGCAGGCCTGGTCGATGGGCTCGCTGCACGGCGCCACGCGCTTCGGCATGGAAAACGAAATCGGCGGCCTCGGCGGTGGACGGCGCGCCGATCTCGTGCTGCTGACCGACGAACTGAAGCCGGTCAGCACCTGGTACGGTGGCGAACTGGTCGTGGACAACCGCAAGATCACCGCTGTCCTCGACGAGGCGCTTTCAAAACCATACCGGTATCCGGAGGCCGCCTACCATACGGTGAAGCTGCCGGCCAATCTCAAACTGACGCCGGACCTGCCGACCACGCCGGTGCTCGCACACACCATCAAGACCGAGCTTCCCGGCATCACCCTCGGCCACGTCACCGTCAGTCTTGAGCCGGCGAACGACTGGCAGACACATTTCGAGCGCCACGGCCTGTGCTTCGTGACAGTCATCGAGCGTCATGGAAAATCCGCCGATAATGTTGCCCACGGACTGCTAAACGGCTTCGGGCTTAAGAAGGGTGCGGTCGCATCTTCGGTCGGCCATGATAGCCATAACATCATCGTCGCCGGCACCAACGAGGCAGACATGCAGGTAGCGCTTGCGGCCATCGAGGAAAAGCAGGGCGGTGTCTGCGTAGTCATGGATGGCAAGGTGACAGCCATGGTGCCACTGCCAATTGCGGGGCTTTTGTCCGACAAGCGGGTCCACGAGGTAGCCGAAGAGACCAAGCTGCTGAAGATCGAGTGGGAAAAGGCCGAGTGCACCATCGCCTACATGGGCTTCAACCTCATACCGCTTTCGGTCATTCCGGAAATTCGGATCACCGACAAGGGCCTCGTGCTGGTGCCGGAGATGGAGATCGTCCCGCTGTTCGAGCCGAGCTGA
- a CDS encoding TonB-dependent siderophore receptor yields the protein MTYLTKGISFKARLAAGVAMASLSLVTSATAQETQPTELKPLVVQGGQGGKAGATDTGSDTTGRDPVKGYVAKTTTAGSKADIPIKDLPQSLSVVGQQEMQDRGITNKVDEALRYTPGVNTQPFGNDGDTDWFYIRGFDATQTGVFLDGLTLFSYGFGGFQIDPFSLERIEVLKGASSVTYGGTNPGGIVNMVRKEPTDQPLYYTEVGINNNGNAYAGFDFSDKLSADGVWSYRLTGKVAGGDQYSDFTHDLRGFVMPQITISPDESTKFSVYAYVSGLDEVHSGNGFFPYVGTVVDAPFGKIDRKAFYGEPSIDKETYSQEMVGYSIEHEFDGGWKLSQNLRYGHLKKDEEGPYLNGYVGGDPNAAGYSDPSYELARIGFTEHSKADSFSVDNKAQREFDLGGISHNFMVGTDYSLYRLDNVQACCGSNPISATDPVYNSTQGANFVYLDQVMTQQQLGVYAQDQMKFGDGWLVTLNGRYDFVDENADSRISTDSGSNSKSPSGRAGLAYDFGNGITPYVSVGTFFNPLIGTTATGAGLVPEEGEQYEAGIKYQPTFMDALFTASIFNINRKNMALTDPATFLQYQLGEVRSRGIELEGKVNLDQNWKLLGSYSYTDLEVTKNLDTSIVGNSPYLVPNSTASLWLDYTVADGSLEGVSLGAGMRYQGKSWADAANTLRVPSATVFDAAVRYEKNGWGAALNVANVFDKEYVSGCAGVNTCGYADARTFTLKLSKKW from the coding sequence ATGACGTATTTGACCAAGGGAATTTCATTCAAGGCACGGCTGGCAGCGGGCGTGGCTATGGCGAGCCTTTCGCTTGTCACATCGGCGACCGCACAGGAGACGCAGCCGACCGAACTAAAACCGCTGGTGGTGCAGGGCGGTCAGGGCGGCAAGGCCGGCGCGACCGACACCGGAAGCGATACGACCGGCCGCGATCCGGTCAAAGGTTATGTTGCCAAGACCACGACGGCGGGATCTAAAGCGGATATTCCGATCAAGGACCTGCCGCAGTCGTTATCGGTGGTCGGTCAGCAGGAAATGCAGGACCGCGGTATTACAAACAAGGTGGATGAAGCCCTGCGCTATACGCCGGGTGTCAACACCCAGCCGTTCGGCAATGACGGCGACACCGACTGGTTTTACATCCGCGGTTTCGATGCGACCCAGACAGGCGTCTTTCTCGATGGGTTGACGCTTTTCAGCTACGGCTTCGGCGGCTTCCAGATCGATCCATTTTCGCTTGAGCGCATCGAAGTGCTAAAGGGCGCATCGTCAGTGACCTATGGCGGCACCAATCCCGGCGGTATCGTCAATATGGTCCGCAAAGAACCGACCGATCAGCCGCTTTACTACACGGAGGTCGGGATCAACAACAACGGCAATGCCTATGCCGGCTTTGACTTCTCCGACAAGCTAAGCGCCGACGGAGTCTGGAGCTACCGCCTGACCGGCAAAGTCGCCGGCGGCGACCAGTACAGCGACTTCACACACGACCTGCGTGGCTTCGTGATGCCGCAGATCACCATCTCGCCAGACGAATCCACCAAGTTCTCGGTCTATGCCTATGTCAGCGGTCTCGACGAAGTGCACAGCGGCAATGGCTTTTTCCCCTATGTCGGTACCGTCGTCGATGCCCCGTTCGGCAAGATCGACCGCAAGGCTTTCTACGGCGAACCGAGCATCGACAAGGAAACCTACAGCCAGGAAATGGTCGGCTACTCCATCGAGCATGAATTCGATGGTGGCTGGAAGCTTTCGCAGAACCTGCGTTACGGCCACCTGAAGAAGGACGAGGAAGGCCCGTATCTCAATGGCTATGTTGGCGGCGACCCGAATGCTGCCGGCTACAGCGACCCGAGCTACGAACTGGCGCGCATCGGCTTCACCGAGCATAGCAAGGCCGATTCCTTCTCGGTCGACAATAAAGCCCAGCGTGAGTTCGACCTGGGCGGCATCAGCCACAATTTCATGGTCGGCACGGACTATTCGCTCTATCGCCTCGATAACGTGCAAGCCTGCTGCGGCTCGAACCCTATCAGCGCCACCGACCCGGTCTACAACAGCACCCAGGGCGCCAACTTCGTCTATCTCGACCAGGTAATGACGCAGCAGCAGCTCGGCGTCTATGCTCAGGACCAGATGAAGTTTGGCGACGGCTGGCTAGTGACCCTCAACGGCCGCTACGATTTCGTCGACGAGAATGCGGACTCCCGGATCTCCACGGATTCCGGCTCGAACAGCAAGTCGCCAAGCGGCCGGGCCGGTCTTGCCTACGACTTTGGCAACGGTATAACGCCTTACGTCAGCGTCGGAACTTTCTTCAATCCGCTGATCGGCACGACCGCTACCGGTGCCGGACTGGTCCCCGAAGAGGGCGAACAATATGAAGCCGGCATCAAATACCAGCCGACCTTCATGGACGCCCTGTTCACCGCCTCGATCTTCAACATCAACAGAAAGAACATGGCGCTGACTGATCCCGCCACCTTCCTGCAGTACCAGCTCGGCGAAGTGCGCTCGCGCGGGATCGAACTGGAAGGCAAGGTCAATCTCGACCAGAACTGGAAGCTGCTCGGCTCATACTCGTACACAGACCTGGAGGTCACGAAAAACCTCGACACCAGCATCGTCGGTAATTCGCCCTATCTGGTGCCGAACTCGACCGCCTCGCTCTGGCTCGACTACACTGTAGCCGACGGTTCACTCGAGGGCGTCAGCCTCGGTGCCGGCATGCGCTACCAGGGCAAGTCCTGGGCCGATGCCGCCAACACGCTGCGCGTACCCTCGGCCACCGTCTTCGATGCGGCCGTGCGTTACGAAAAGAACGGCTGGGGTGCAGCGCTCAATGTCGCCAACGTCTTCGACAAGGAATACGTTTCGGGTTGCGCCGGGGTGAATACCTGCGGTTACGCCGATGCTCGGACCTTCACCCTGAAACTCAGCAAGAAGTGGTAG
- a CDS encoding transglutaminase-like domain-containing protein, with translation MKISAGFSIAYDCPQPTPMLLCLNIHPSRRIDLLSDQVLTFDRDIEASGYTDGFGNACTRIVAPAGVTTISTAFEIYDTGLPDNIPVDAVQHEIKDLPNEVLVYLLGSRYCDTDRLANFAWSEFGNTPFGWQRVKAILNFAHNQIRFDYQQADSTRSAYGGFIDRVGVCRDYAHLAITLCRCMNIPARYCTGYLGDIGVPVDVNPMDFSAWFEVYLGGNWHTVDARHNKPRIGRILMATGRDATDVALTTNFGPANLVRFEVVTDEIPAE, from the coding sequence ATGAAAATAAGTGCCGGCTTCAGCATTGCGTACGACTGCCCGCAGCCAACTCCCATGTTGCTGTGCCTGAACATTCACCCGTCGCGGCGCATCGACCTGTTGTCCGACCAGGTCCTGACCTTCGACAGGGACATAGAAGCTTCAGGCTACACCGACGGTTTTGGCAACGCTTGCACACGCATCGTGGCGCCCGCCGGCGTAACGACAATTTCCACAGCCTTCGAAATCTACGATACCGGCCTGCCGGACAATATTCCGGTGGATGCCGTGCAGCACGAGATCAAGGATCTGCCGAACGAGGTTCTCGTCTACTTGCTGGGCAGCCGCTATTGCGACACGGACCGGCTGGCGAACTTCGCCTGGTCGGAATTTGGCAATACGCCTTTCGGCTGGCAGCGCGTCAAGGCGATCCTCAATTTTGCCCATAACCAGATCAGGTTCGATTACCAGCAGGCCGATTCCACCCGCAGCGCTTATGGTGGCTTCATCGACCGCGTAGGCGTTTGCCGCGATTACGCCCATCTCGCCATCACGCTCTGCCGCTGCATGAATATTCCGGCACGCTATTGCACCGGCTATCTTGGCGATATCGGCGTGCCCGTCGACGTTAACCCGATGGATTTCAGTGCCTGGTTCGAAGTCTACCTCGGTGGAAACTGGCACACGGTAGACGCCCGTCACAACAAGCCGCGCATTGGACGTATCCTGATGGCAACCGGTCGCGATGCAACAGACGTCGCCCTGACGACGAATTTCGGCCCGGCAAACCTGGTCCGCTTCGAAGTGGTTACCGACGAGATTCCTGCCGAGTAA
- a CDS encoding siderophore-interacting protein, producing MMNAAVFTASGVAIPADAAKLLDQLCAQLPDYVVRTSDGATIETTIGGGDIALADNRLIINLQCPTASMLFTIRCMVAEHLFKSAENDELDLRWADGPQVAAVPDLREITVVGARDITPHMRRVTVATDDIGHFSRGGLHVRLLIPPRGRQPVWPRTMPDGRIQWPKGDDALIVRPYTIRNLHPDRGELDIDFVIHEGDHGPGAAWALSAKSGDRAALMGPGGGDMPDVGDIILVGDETALPAIARIAAAAPSDARLRIFVEVSSKADEQPLPTVARCRVVWLHRDKGFSGRLEAIVREQVAAGGEKPFVWVACEQAEARAIRIFLKTEIAYDRDRFSVAAYWQRQQSPVA from the coding sequence ATGATGAACGCCGCTGTGTTTACCGCCTCCGGCGTTGCCATTCCCGCCGATGCAGCGAAGTTGCTGGACCAGCTTTGTGCCCAGTTGCCGGATTACGTCGTCCGCACGTCTGATGGCGCGACCATCGAGACGACGATAGGCGGCGGCGACATCGCGCTTGCCGACAACCGGCTGATCATCAACCTGCAATGCCCGACGGCCTCGATGTTGTTTACCATTCGCTGCATGGTGGCGGAGCACCTGTTCAAGTCCGCTGAAAACGACGAACTCGATCTCCGCTGGGCGGATGGCCCGCAGGTGGCAGCAGTCCCGGATCTGCGCGAAATCACCGTCGTCGGCGCCCGCGATATCACGCCCCATATGCGCCGTGTCACTGTCGCCACCGATGATATCGGCCATTTCAGCCGCGGGGGGCTGCATGTCCGTTTGCTGATACCGCCCCGTGGCCGTCAGCCAGTCTGGCCTCGGACGATGCCGGATGGACGTATCCAGTGGCCGAAGGGCGATGATGCGCTGATCGTCCGTCCTTACACGATCCGCAATCTGCATCCTGATCGCGGCGAACTCGATATCGACTTTGTCATCCACGAGGGTGATCATGGGCCGGGTGCAGCCTGGGCGCTGTCCGCGAAGTCCGGTGACCGCGCCGCTCTCATGGGGCCAGGTGGCGGCGATATGCCGGATGTCGGCGACATCATTCTGGTTGGCGATGAAACCGCCCTCCCCGCCATCGCCCGCATTGCCGCCGCCGCACCTTCAGATGCCCGGTTGCGCATATTCGTAGAGGTCTCCAGCAAGGCGGACGAGCAGCCGTTGCCAACGGTGGCAAGGTGCCGGGTCGTCTGGCTTCACCGCGATAAGGGCTTTTCCGGGCGGCTGGAGGCAATCGTCCGCGAGCAGGTTGCCGCCGGAGGAGAGAAGCCGTTCGTCTGGGTTGCCTGCGAACAGGCAGAGGCCCGGGCGATCCGGATTTTTCTGAAAACGGAAATCGCCTATGACCGTGATCGTTTCAGTGTCGCCGCGTACTGGCAGCGACAACAGTCGCCTGTCGCCTAA
- a CDS encoding helix-turn-helix domain-containing protein, with protein sequence MTFHPRMDNKIEGFSVIGGVHRRVWNGIVADVWDVDCAPYAGGYYVSDDPRMFVLLDSRGSGQCSLKLSPKAAGVQQGNAPRASYIPAGLEMWVDMVDIDFVRHLDIHFSAEGLSRRLMEDLDPARLGNPRLLFSDSRVLALAGLIAAECENPAPLHDLYGDGLAVSLLIDVLQLSRTAPRKRSRLAAWQVRRVVDYIEENCLRNIRLEELAALTSMSQSHFSHAFKASTGIPPHQWQTKARLDRAKQLMISDTPLTDVAVETGFSDQAHFTRVFRKHIGTTPANWRKSQLV encoded by the coding sequence ATGACATTTCACCCTCGCATGGATAACAAGATTGAGGGCTTCTCCGTCATCGGCGGTGTACACCGTCGCGTCTGGAATGGAATCGTCGCCGATGTCTGGGACGTCGATTGTGCGCCCTATGCCGGCGGCTACTACGTCTCCGACGATCCCCGGATGTTTGTCCTCCTGGACTCGCGCGGCTCCGGTCAATGCAGCCTCAAGCTGTCGCCAAAAGCGGCCGGCGTGCAGCAGGGAAATGCGCCGCGTGCCTCCTACATACCGGCCGGGCTGGAGATGTGGGTCGATATGGTAGATATCGATTTCGTCCGTCATCTCGATATCCACTTCAGCGCGGAAGGGCTCAGCCGCCGCCTGATGGAGGACCTCGATCCCGCCAGGCTAGGCAATCCGCGCCTGCTGTTTTCCGATTCGCGCGTGCTGGCGCTGGCAGGTCTTATCGCTGCGGAATGCGAAAATCCCGCGCCGCTGCACGATCTCTACGGCGACGGACTGGCGGTCTCGCTGTTGATCGATGTGCTGCAACTCTCCCGGACAGCACCGCGCAAGCGCAGCAGACTTGCTGCGTGGCAGGTGCGCCGGGTGGTCGATTACATCGAGGAAAATTGCCTCAGAAATATCCGGCTGGAGGAACTGGCGGCTTTGACCAGTATGTCTCAATCGCACTTCAGCCACGCTTTCAAGGCCTCGACCGGCATTCCCCCGCACCAGTGGCAGACGAAGGCGCGACTCGATCGGGCCAAACAATTGATGATTTCGGATACGCCGTTGACGGACGTGGCCGTCGAGACAGGGTTTTCGGACCAGGCGCATTTCACCCGTGTCTTTCGCAAGCACATAGGCACCACGCCGGCAAACTGGAGAAAGAGCCAGCTTGTGTGA